A window of the Besnoitia besnoiti strain Bb-Ger1 chromosome Unknown contig00176, whole genome shotgun sequence genome harbors these coding sequences:
- a CDS encoding uncharacterized protein (encoded by transcript BESB_032430), which yields MIAVHHHPTGLLKTAKSVGFQYPTTLRLFHIGYVLGVIYGFLFSLILTARENYYSDASLISSIVLGVIISETGLFISFFWGVYTTSWTTGLDLEGLCLRIQVLLCFS from the coding sequence atgattgcagtacaccaccaccccactggactgcttaagacagctaaaagtgttggatttcaatatcctactacattaagattattccacatcggttatgttctaggcgtaatatatggattcttgttctcactcatcttaacagcgagagaaaactactactcagatgctagtctaatcagtagcatcgtacttggagttatcatctctgagacaggattatttatcagctttttctggggagtatatactacgagttggactactggtttagatcttgaaggtctttgtttacggatccaagttctcttgtgcttttcatga
- a CDS encoding uncharacterized protein (encoded by transcript BESB_032440), whose product MLCIKYSGIQRIFEKPTFVYKLYEYHDIHFGSRFLMLVCTEYLGLSLYINDNAFGNGLFILTGIHFSHVIVGAILVFFTQSIYSSLVTYMPTSSIMLSKSKAPPCRLITPLLLNKIQLGTLVHRQM is encoded by the exons atgctctgcattaagtatagtggtatccagcgtatatttgaaaaaccaacatttgtatacaagctgtacgaatatcatgacattcactttggtagtcgcttcttaatgttagtctgtacggaatacttaggactatctctttatattaatgataatgcatttggtaatggacttttcatcttaactggtatacattttagccatgttattgttggagctatccttgtattcttcactcaaagtatctatagttctttagttacttacatgcctacaagctctataatgctaagcaaatctaaag cacctccatgtcggctcattactcccttgttattgaacaagattcagttaggaacgctagttcaccgtcagatgtaa